The proteins below are encoded in one region of Paenibacillus albus:
- a CDS encoding helix-turn-helix domain-containing protein, giving the protein MLINYEQLRSMRIDKKLTLNEMAEALGLHTPGGYSRIESGENELKAKHLPAIAEKFGVELNQLTEVIFFRTKVDQTSSSLKADSA; this is encoded by the coding sequence ATGCTGATCAATTACGAGCAACTTCGCAGCATGAGAATAGATAAAAAGCTTACTCTGAATGAGATGGCGGAGGCTCTTGGACTACATACACCAGGAGGTTACTCTCGTATTGAATCTGGTGAAAATGAGCTCAAAGCCAAACATTTGCCGGCAATTGCGGAAAAGTTCGGGGTGGAATTGAATCAATTAACTGAAGTCATTTTTTTTCGAACAAAAGTTGATCAAACCTCAAGTTCATTGAAAGCTGATTCAGCTTGA
- a CDS encoding YqaJ viral recombinase family nuclease: protein MAMSVAAVTKGIDRETWLKLRKKGIGGSDAAAIAGMNPWKSPVAVFLDKTGQLPEQEAGEPAYWGNVLEDVVAKEFAIRTGLKVQRSNKLYRHPNHPFMLGNVDRIVTDGNKRRGVLEVKTANAWAAEDWEDGKTPDHYALQLQHYMAVLGLHYGHFAVLIGGNRFETRYVERDELVVKTLIAIEEDFWKNNVLKGIPPMVDGTGASTDLLNYLYPTSRPEHYLTLTDEQAPLITELRAAQAAAKDAEYRLDEAKNRIKAEMGDAEALLYGEEKVVTWKSHDETRLDTKAIKAAEPDLYERYGITKPVRKFLIKASKED from the coding sequence ATGGCAATGAGCGTAGCAGCGGTCACGAAAGGTATTGACCGCGAAACATGGCTCAAGCTTCGCAAGAAGGGAATCGGCGGCTCAGACGCTGCGGCAATAGCTGGTATGAACCCATGGAAGTCACCGGTCGCAGTGTTCTTGGACAAAACTGGTCAGCTTCCAGAGCAGGAGGCAGGCGAGCCGGCTTACTGGGGAAATGTCCTCGAAGATGTGGTCGCGAAGGAATTCGCCATTCGTACCGGTTTGAAGGTGCAGCGCAGCAATAAGCTTTATCGGCATCCCAATCATCCGTTCATGCTTGGCAACGTTGACCGGATCGTCACCGACGGCAACAAGCGCCGCGGTGTGCTCGAGGTCAAGACAGCGAATGCTTGGGCTGCGGAAGATTGGGAAGACGGTAAGACGCCGGACCATTACGCACTGCAGCTTCAGCATTACATGGCCGTTCTTGGTCTGCATTACGGACACTTCGCCGTACTGATCGGTGGCAATCGCTTCGAGACGCGGTATGTGGAGCGAGATGAGTTGGTTGTGAAGACACTGATCGCCATCGAAGAAGACTTCTGGAAGAACAACGTCCTTAAAGGCATTCCACCAATGGTTGACGGGACCGGAGCATCCACGGATCTACTGAACTACCTATATCCGACGAGCAGGCCGGAGCACTACCTGACACTTACGGACGAGCAAGCTCCGCTAATCACGGAACTAAGAGCAGCTCAGGCAGCGGCAAAGGATGCAGAGTACAGATTAGATGAGGCGAAGAACCGCATAAAGGCTGAGATGGGCGATGCGGAAGCACTGCTCTACGGCGAAGAGAAGGTCGTCACTTGGAAGAGTCATGACGAAACGCGGCTCGACACGAAGGCAATCAAGGCAGCTGAGCCTGATTTATATGAGAGATACGGCATTACGAAGCCGGTACGTAAATTCCTAATTAAAGCTAGCAAGGAGGACTAG
- the recT gene encoding recombination protein RecT, protein MSGNSSRNTGELAGKLQNRAPQTTENAPARTPAQTIGDYLHSMRGQIAEALPKHMSIERLSRIALTTIRTNPKLLECSIPSLMGAVMQAGQLGLEPGLIGHCYIIPYGKEAQFIIGYKGMIDLARRSGHILSIAAHVVYENDFIELVYGLEDKLTHVPWHLRSDKPQTQAGKIKGAYMVAKFKDGGHQIHYMPIDEIEAHRGRSRAKNNGPWVTDYDEMVKKTVVRSGWKWLPISVEVASTVMKDETVHTDLVPSDDSIVIDLGQSEYSTSDEQQQEELDLP, encoded by the coding sequence ATGTCAGGAAATTCGAGTCGTAATACTGGCGAACTCGCCGGTAAACTGCAGAATCGTGCACCACAGACGACTGAAAATGCTCCGGCAAGAACGCCAGCGCAAACAATTGGTGACTACCTTCATTCCATGAGAGGTCAGATCGCCGAAGCTTTACCGAAGCACATGAGTATCGAGCGCCTAAGTCGGATCGCTCTTACTACAATTCGTACGAACCCAAAATTGCTGGAGTGCTCGATTCCTTCCCTAATGGGAGCCGTCATGCAAGCCGGGCAGCTCGGTCTCGAACCAGGACTGATCGGACACTGCTACATCATCCCTTACGGCAAGGAAGCGCAGTTCATCATTGGCTATAAGGGCATGATCGACCTCGCCCGTCGTAGTGGACATATCCTATCTATCGCTGCGCATGTCGTCTATGAAAATGATTTCATAGAGCTGGTATATGGCTTAGAGGACAAGCTGACACATGTACCTTGGCACCTACGGTCGGACAAGCCGCAGACACAAGCAGGCAAGATCAAAGGTGCTTACATGGTCGCGAAGTTCAAGGATGGCGGACATCAGATCCATTACATGCCGATCGACGAGATCGAAGCACACCGTGGCCGCTCACGAGCTAAGAATAACGGACCGTGGGTGACGGATTATGACGAGATGGTTAAAAAGACAGTTGTGCGTTCCGGATGGAAGTGGCTGCCGATTAGCGTCGAGGTTGCTTCGACAGTCATGAAAGATGAAACCGTCCATACGGATCTGGTACCATCCGATGACAGCATTGTCATTGATCTTGGTCAAAGCGAATACAGCACATCAGACGAACAGCAACAAGAAGAGCTTGATTTGCCTTAA
- a CDS encoding coiled-coil domain-containing protein — MDQVLQERYDALENEKASLKPDNPDDRFRRTVIENEQQQIQDQAAEADRLLRQAEEVADIQLPEDYDARWGVVGANDEIKNLISQVKAYTFSVHNDELAEQSDQYRAKLQALEEHLADNVAKANQLEGDNEVLTNRAVTAEATVLRVQNELKDALSKRDNAVQIKEEAEAERDRLKTQNDSLNGQVNELEGMLRTYRSRQSAGNGVGGGLILTSTLKRESDEERTDRLKREQLEALNRQLNRRGIPPVTVPPSTSSVASEQQEEAETGNEETFQANYVSFDAVSEHSVHGEVASEAGGLEIRFAALEARVEQLEQRQSA, encoded by the coding sequence ATGGATCAAGTTTTGCAAGAACGGTATGACGCTCTGGAGAATGAGAAAGCTTCACTGAAACCGGATAACCCGGACGATCGCTTCCGCCGCACAGTAATTGAGAACGAGCAACAGCAGATTCAAGACCAGGCAGCTGAGGCTGATCGTCTACTGCGGCAGGCCGAAGAAGTTGCAGATATTCAGCTCCCCGAAGATTACGATGCTCGCTGGGGTGTTGTGGGAGCGAATGATGAAATTAAGAATCTTATCAGCCAGGTGAAGGCATACACTTTTAGCGTTCATAACGACGAGCTGGCCGAACAATCCGATCAGTATAGAGCAAAGCTACAGGCTCTCGAGGAACATCTTGCTGACAACGTGGCGAAGGCTAACCAGCTTGAAGGAGACAACGAAGTATTAACTAATCGTGCTGTAACTGCTGAAGCGACTGTATTGCGAGTACAGAATGAGTTGAAAGACGCACTTTCGAAGCGTGATAACGCTGTACAAATTAAGGAAGAGGCCGAAGCCGAACGAGATCGTCTGAAGACGCAGAATGATAGTCTGAACGGACAGGTCAACGAGCTCGAGGGAATGCTTCGTACATACCGCAGCCGACAATCTGCCGGCAATGGTGTTGGCGGAGGCCTCATTCTTACATCGACGCTCAAGCGAGAATCGGATGAGGAACGGACAGACCGCTTGAAACGCGAGCAACTGGAGGCTTTGAATCGTCAATTAAATCGACGTGGCATTCCTCCGGTAACGGTTCCGCCATCCACCAGTTCTGTTGCTTCAGAACAACAAGAAGAAGCAGAGACGGGTAATGAAGAAACATTTCAAGCGAACTACGTATCGTTCGACGCCGTATCAGAACACTCCGTACACGGAGAGGTGGCATCGGAGGCAGGAGGCCTTGAGATACGATTTGCGGCACTGGAAGCACGAGTTGAACAACTCGAGCAAAGACAATCGGCCTAA
- a CDS encoding portal protein: MASKKKRSASWYMTRIEAAENYRDRTYRDKWTRYYKIYRNIVDQLRDQEGKAITDRSNISIPMAFTMLETILPRLVETLFAARPYIRMRGIPTSVQDFRQNKHIKPWEIAAKKMETLIDYQMNVPMDIRDLFTDGLKVCGLYGTTVAYTGWKYTERTRIRREQQPIMSDESDPMTGELLPLMDDDGVNPIMDWQQIEETVPDYDDPEVKFLDLGLFFVDSNASDIDDARFCGHVCYLSRSEINSMVENDEDIKVDWRKVPKQSASNEARNYRMTAIGMPSSDDTNQEQSSDDDLYEVHFYWEDDRSVMIINRSYLAKDASNPFWHRKKPYDRAVYCTDPGNFYGIGIIEMLYDLQMELNAERNQRIDYRSYSMRRMFKVRRGANIKRQQLRWRQGGFIELDKMDDIDLLSAPDSNLSGSFNDEQVIMKNAQDATGAQDVVMGSSGSSETATTTMSKDNNASTRFKMIISNIEKKLLVAITRKMVQLNQQYVDDIRLLPLFDKDEEEWPEISPEEIQGEFFLTPAGSSVEPVANKEAYKQRMVELYGIASKDPFYQQFPDKRRNLLEKVFESFDIQDTEDLLPSEAEITGVMEQQAIQRFIQTLPPELAQILSVFLARSGQAPILDGVPPEVAPQVGGGANSAAMQEQGMQMAGV, encoded by the coding sequence ATGGCATCGAAGAAGAAGCGATCAGCGAGTTGGTACATGACGCGGATCGAAGCGGCGGAGAACTACCGCGATCGCACTTATCGCGATAAGTGGACGCGTTACTACAAGATATACCGCAATATTGTGGATCAACTTCGAGATCAGGAAGGCAAGGCGATCACGGACCGTTCGAACATCAGCATTCCAATGGCGTTTACCATGCTCGAAACGATCTTGCCGCGCTTGGTGGAGACATTATTCGCGGCGCGGCCGTACATTCGAATGCGCGGCATTCCGACGAGCGTGCAAGATTTTAGGCAAAACAAGCACATTAAGCCGTGGGAGATTGCCGCGAAGAAGATGGAGACGCTCATCGACTACCAAATGAACGTGCCCATGGACATACGCGATCTGTTCACCGATGGCTTGAAGGTGTGCGGCCTTTACGGTACGACAGTGGCGTACACGGGTTGGAAATACACTGAACGGACCCGCATTCGGCGTGAACAGCAGCCAATCATGAGCGATGAATCGGATCCGATGACGGGGGAATTGCTCCCGTTAATGGATGACGATGGCGTAAATCCTATCATGGACTGGCAGCAGATCGAAGAGACGGTACCTGACTACGACGATCCAGAGGTCAAGTTCTTGGACTTGGGCCTCTTTTTTGTGGATTCAAACGCTTCTGATATCGACGACGCACGTTTCTGTGGGCATGTCTGCTACCTTTCACGCAGTGAAATCAATTCAATGGTTGAGAACGACGAAGACATAAAGGTCGATTGGCGCAAGGTGCCGAAGCAAAGTGCGTCCAACGAAGCTCGTAACTATCGCATGACCGCTATCGGCATGCCAAGCTCAGATGATACTAACCAGGAACAGAGCTCAGACGATGATTTATATGAAGTCCACTTCTACTGGGAAGATGACCGCAGTGTCATGATCATCAATCGTTCTTATCTCGCTAAGGACGCTTCGAATCCATTCTGGCATCGCAAGAAGCCGTATGACCGCGCTGTGTATTGTACCGATCCAGGCAATTTTTATGGCATTGGCATCATTGAGATGCTCTATGATCTGCAGATGGAGCTCAACGCTGAGCGTAACCAACGTATCGACTACCGTTCGTACAGCATGCGGCGTATGTTCAAGGTTCGGCGTGGTGCGAACATTAAGCGTCAGCAGCTGCGCTGGCGGCAAGGTGGGTTCATTGAGTTAGATAAGATGGATGATATCGACTTGCTTTCAGCACCGGATAGTAATTTGAGCGGTTCCTTCAACGATGAACAAGTCATCATGAAGAACGCTCAGGATGCGACAGGCGCGCAGGATGTCGTCATGGGCAGCAGCGGATCGAGTGAGACAGCTACGACAACCATGAGCAAAGACAACAACGCTTCGACGCGCTTCAAGATGATCATCTCCAACATAGAAAAGAAGCTACTCGTCGCGATCACACGCAAGATGGTTCAGTTGAATCAGCAGTACGTTGATGACATACGCTTGCTTCCGCTCTTCGATAAGGATGAAGAAGAGTGGCCGGAGATCAGCCCCGAAGAGATTCAAGGCGAATTCTTCCTGACGCCAGCGGGCAGCAGCGTCGAGCCAGTTGCCAACAAGGAAGCTTACAAGCAGCGCATGGTCGAGCTCTATGGAATTGCCTCGAAAGATCCGTTCTATCAGCAATTCCCGGACAAGAGACGGAACCTGCTCGAGAAGGTGTTTGAGAGCTTCGATATTCAGGATACGGAAGACCTACTGCCTTCCGAAGCGGAGATTACTGGTGTAATGGAACAGCAGGCTATTCAACGCTTTATTCAGACGCTTCCGCCTGAGTTGGCGCAAATACTGTCGGTCTTCCTCGCTAGGTCCGGGCAAGCTCCTATTCTTGACGGTGTTCCTCCTGAAGTCGCTCCTCAAGTCGGTGGCGGCGCAAACTCGGCCGCAATGCAGGAACAAGGCATGCAGATGGCGGGGGTGTAG
- a CDS encoding helix-turn-helix domain-containing protein gives MPDSYPFPIYSGLLEPRHYKSIGSAVWLFLWCISSTTKELEKDGITWGIVLGNKPIKREDLAEQFGVEEKTVRRWIKQLEEQGYIRVTRAPYGMIFTVRNSKKYQNSSGKNAHSPPERVDKNVQSEVREWTEMSSLTDKNVHSNKDITGDITVKDLSVLPSSENAQEEIESNLGNGVPSTELRAEISPFKQIEDHYLLRRAIGFDLSGTDIAAIRKVLEDGIPVGAVLTGIDKAFEQYKPRFEGDRIKTFNYCLPVIREQHYHDTARKERVSHETDRGHAKHGRSSPASGGSTRSPVGQGYYDQLYPGLIQSL, from the coding sequence ATGCCAGACAGTTATCCCTTCCCGATCTATTCAGGGTTGTTGGAGCCCAGACATTACAAAAGCATAGGTTCAGCGGTGTGGCTTTTCCTCTGGTGCATCAGCTCCACGACCAAGGAACTTGAGAAGGATGGGATAACGTGGGGTATCGTCCTTGGGAATAAGCCGATCAAGCGCGAGGACCTCGCTGAACAGTTTGGAGTGGAAGAGAAGACCGTAAGGCGATGGATCAAACAACTAGAAGAGCAAGGCTACATACGAGTTACCCGGGCGCCTTATGGGATGATCTTCACCGTTCGAAACTCTAAGAAGTATCAAAATAGCTCGGGCAAAAATGCCCACTCTCCTCCTGAGAGAGTGGACAAAAATGTCCAGTCTGAGGTTAGAGAGTGGACAGAAATGTCCAGTCTCACGGACAAAAATGTCCACTCTAATAAAGATATTACAGGAGATATTACAGTAAAAGATTTATCCGTCCTTCCGTCTTCTGAGAACGCACAGGAAGAAATTGAATCGAATCTGGGCAACGGGGTGCCGTCTACCGAGCTGCGAGCTGAAATTTCGCCATTCAAACAGATCGAGGATCATTATCTTCTGCGCCGTGCTATCGGATTTGACTTGTCCGGCACTGATATTGCCGCCATACGGAAGGTGCTCGAAGATGGAATTCCGGTAGGTGCCGTCCTAACTGGGATCGACAAAGCATTCGAGCAATATAAACCGCGATTCGAAGGAGATCGAATTAAGACGTTTAACTACTGCCTTCCGGTAATCCGGGAGCAGCATTATCACGATACAGCGAGAAAGGAGCGAGTCTCCCATGAAACCGATCGGGGCCATGCTAAACATGGACGAAGTTCGCCGGCGAGTGGCGGAAGTACGCGCTCTCCAGTCGGACAAGGATATTATGATCAGCTCTATCCTGGACTTATCCAATCACTTTGA
- a CDS encoding SU10 major capsid protein, producing the protein MPVVSGVRDTANITQNKIVVDMSDTIGLLQPNAEPFMSFLKIAKRNTEVANNPKFEWMEDDLLPRWDAINAAAGYASGITALVVDNAAFFSVNDVVKVPRTGEVMLVSAINTGTQTLTVLRGYGLTAAAALVDNDPLVIIGNVNQEGSGTRELKSTQEVAKYNYTQIFKTPFGVTNTENATKMYGGKDLSYQQMKAGVQHKIDIARGYMFGERKLDTSGAKPMRATGGLLSFLTKNNYDAGGLLTQTEFDNNISELVFKYGSKNKIMLASARLLSVINGWAMGKLMINQEAKSFGLEIFEYVTPFGKYNIMNYQQILEGAVYGGFGVIIDPENVKHRPLAGRDTKLETNIQANDADSRVDQYITESGLEVRLPETHAVLTGVTS; encoded by the coding sequence ATGCCAGTAGTTTCTGGAGTTCGTGATACCGCGAATATTACTCAAAATAAAATTGTAGTCGATATGTCCGACACGATCGGTCTTCTTCAACCGAATGCAGAACCGTTCATGTCATTCCTTAAGATTGCGAAGCGCAACACTGAAGTTGCGAACAATCCGAAGTTCGAATGGATGGAGGACGACCTTCTTCCACGCTGGGATGCAATCAATGCTGCAGCCGGATATGCTTCTGGCATCACAGCGCTAGTAGTCGATAACGCTGCTTTTTTCAGTGTTAATGATGTGGTGAAAGTGCCACGAACAGGTGAAGTAATGCTCGTTTCGGCTATCAATACCGGCACTCAGACGCTTACCGTCCTTCGCGGTTACGGCCTTACGGCAGCTGCAGCTCTCGTTGATAATGATCCACTCGTCATCATCGGTAACGTCAACCAAGAGGGCTCGGGTACCCGCGAGCTGAAGTCTACGCAAGAAGTTGCGAAGTACAACTACACGCAAATCTTCAAGACGCCGTTTGGTGTGACCAATACGGAGAATGCGACGAAGATGTATGGCGGCAAGGACTTGAGTTATCAGCAAATGAAAGCTGGCGTGCAGCATAAGATAGACATTGCACGAGGCTACATGTTCGGCGAGCGTAAGCTTGATACCAGTGGCGCCAAGCCGATGCGCGCAACTGGTGGCCTGTTGTCCTTCCTCACGAAGAATAACTACGACGCTGGCGGCTTACTCACACAAACGGAGTTTGACAACAATATTTCAGAACTCGTTTTCAAGTACGGCAGCAAGAATAAGATCATGCTGGCTTCGGCGCGCCTGCTCTCCGTTATCAACGGTTGGGCGATGGGCAAGCTCATGATCAACCAAGAGGCAAAGAGCTTCGGCTTGGAAATCTTCGAGTACGTTACGCCATTTGGCAAATACAACATCATGAACTATCAGCAAATCCTCGAAGGTGCAGTATATGGTGGCTTCGGAGTCATCATCGATCCCGAGAACGTCAAGCACCGTCCGTTAGCCGGCCGCGATACGAAGCTCGAGACGAATATCCAAGCTAATGACGCCGATTCCCGCGTCGATCAGTACATCACGGAGTCCGGACTTGAGGTTCGTCTGCCAGAAACACACGCAGTATTGACTGGCGTAACGTCATAA
- a CDS encoding phage adaptor protein: MTLEDIIEEADELYPNGLSTKSKIRKINVRESELHRMVLKKKTATIYDIIADNAIYPVDFAVGKILNVLVDGQEWTNQDYEENDNEPAAPPYYYTYENSVVLYPTPDQNLAEGLFIHHWYEPPTYSEDNLDQVPVLDPDFHRLHVYGLCADMAAVGKEWDVANGFIQQYNDLLNDLKKADPEPELPDFKVVR, encoded by the coding sequence ATGACACTGGAAGATATCATCGAAGAGGCGGACGAGCTTTATCCGAATGGACTAAGCACGAAGTCGAAGATTCGGAAAATTAATGTTCGTGAATCCGAACTGCATCGTATGGTCCTGAAGAAGAAGACTGCGACAATCTACGATATCATCGCCGACAACGCGATCTATCCTGTTGACTTTGCTGTCGGAAAGATTCTGAACGTGCTGGTCGATGGTCAGGAATGGACCAATCAGGATTACGAAGAAAATGATAACGAGCCGGCAGCTCCGCCGTACTACTACACCTACGAAAATTCGGTTGTTCTCTATCCGACGCCGGATCAGAACTTGGCAGAAGGGCTATTCATCCATCATTGGTATGAGCCGCCGACATATTCGGAGGATAATTTAGATCAGGTTCCTGTGTTGGATCCAGACTTTCATCGATTGCACGTCTATGGTCTGTGCGCCGACATGGCAGCCGTGGGTAAAGAGTGGGACGTTGCAAATGGTTTCATCCAGCAATACAACGATTTGTTGAATGATTTGAAGAAGGCAGATCCCGAGCCGGAGCTCCCGGACTTCAAGGTGGTGAGATGA
- a CDS encoding ATP-binding protein codes for MISSILDLSNHFECAQGCVDGFILDGWTARECVCQQQRRLNARLQHAMIPEEFERATFAQYRTETSVQANMLKCMQRYLNQFAELLPQQQNGFGFMAAYGESRLRELKGAARAQAKAQHNNFGLGKTHLQIAAAKELIRRGFAVFCISDVAFMDELSRARAYNDDGVAVSRLLESAIRSDVLVWDDIGKAKPSDYRLDMYYQIINERYKAKRPIIFSSNEDSETLSERIGDAAASRLLGMARGNTFTVEGKDFRLTGGERA; via the coding sequence ATGATCAGCTCTATCCTGGACTTATCCAATCACTTTGAATGCGCTCAAGGCTGCGTCGATGGATTTATTCTCGACGGTTGGACTGCGCGGGAATGCGTCTGCCAGCAGCAGCGCCGGCTAAACGCCCGCCTGCAGCATGCCATGATTCCCGAGGAATTCGAACGCGCGACGTTCGCGCAATATCGAACTGAAACCAGCGTTCAGGCCAACATGCTAAAGTGCATGCAACGGTACCTGAATCAATTTGCAGAGCTGTTACCACAACAGCAGAACGGCTTCGGTTTCATGGCTGCTTACGGTGAGTCTCGGCTGCGAGAACTGAAAGGCGCCGCTCGCGCTCAAGCCAAGGCGCAGCATAATAACTTCGGACTCGGCAAGACGCATCTGCAGATCGCAGCTGCCAAGGAATTGATTCGCCGCGGATTCGCGGTGTTTTGCATCTCGGACGTGGCGTTCATGGACGAACTTTCCCGAGCCCGCGCATATAACGATGACGGCGTCGCTGTTTCCCGCCTGTTGGAATCTGCCATCCGATCGGATGTGCTGGTCTGGGACGATATCGGCAAAGCCAAGCCGAGCGATTACCGACTCGACATGTATTACCAGATCATCAACGAGCGCTACAAGGCTAAGCGACCAATTATCTTCAGCAGCAACGAAGACTCGGAGACTTTAAGCGAGCGGATCGGAGACGCGGCGGCAAGTAGGTTGCTCGGCATGGCGCGTGGTAACACATTCACCGTCGAGGGTAAGGACTTCCGGCTGACAGGTGGCGAGCGCGCATGA
- a CDS encoding zinc-finger domain-containing protein produces MTRAEAVNQIGLILDKECAVCPTRDALNQQHKTVFSRIDGYCNRQCSTGQRLQELGRSLSCRQRNMVPDCE; encoded by the coding sequence ATGACACGCGCCGAGGCAGTTAATCAGATCGGCTTGATCCTTGATAAGGAATGCGCGGTTTGTCCGACGAGAGATGCGCTGAACCAGCAGCATAAGACCGTGTTCAGCCGCATTGACGGATATTGTAATCGGCAATGCTCTACAGGGCAACGTCTTCAGGAATTAGGAAGGTCGTTATCCTGCAGACAAAGAAATATGGTCCCTGACTGTGAGTAG
- a CDS encoding sigma-70 family RNA polymerase sigma factor: MAIGHLYNHRDGMTIMNLGAATPDNYRRSRQMARMLHARTSNKAQRSIISEMVGDCEYAIQWLETGRRPGSVRGVERPMRISSWDPGWIDSYSSPNSRYVIERDTTSKELTNDERFRIEEAMRELSDRERQCFMLHVVDGMSFEDIGRELHLGKSTVQVYMERAREKIENAKLTSLFLLE; encoded by the coding sequence ATGGCAATCGGACACCTTTATAATCACCGCGATGGCATGACGATTATGAATTTGGGAGCAGCGACGCCTGATAATTATCGCCGTTCGAGACAGATGGCGAGAATGCTTCATGCTCGAACAAGCAATAAGGCGCAGCGTAGCATCATCTCGGAAATGGTTGGTGACTGCGAATACGCAATTCAATGGCTGGAGACAGGGCGGCGCCCGGGCAGCGTGCGCGGTGTTGAGCGGCCAATGAGGATCAGCAGCTGGGATCCGGGCTGGATCGATTCTTATTCCTCGCCAAATTCGCGGTACGTAATCGAGCGCGATACGACATCCAAGGAACTGACGAACGATGAGCGTTTCCGCATCGAAGAAGCCATGCGCGAATTGTCGGATCGCGAGCGACAGTGCTTCATGCTTCACGTGGTGGATGGCATGAGTTTTGAGGATATCGGGCGGGAACTTCATTTGGGCAAGAGCACCGTTCAGGTGTACATGGAAAGGGCGAGAGAGAAAATTGAAAACGCGAAGTTGACGAGCTTATTCCTTTTGGAATAA
- a CDS encoding 3'-5' exonuclease: MLNDITVFDFETSGLDPVNNRIIEMAAIRAIDGKIVSGFHTLIEFEGTLDPKITELTGINDFMLRGAMNEALAFKILRNLMGDSLLVAHNAAFDLQFLHHGLQRLAGKTFTNSFLDTLTISRERHTYPHKLTDMCDRYGIVLEGAHRALNDVEGCWQLLKAMHSEKLVDDWVNRLGYLSKFGPPAWAPKHAKVFGTANRYEPRNAG; this comes from the coding sequence TTGCTGAACGACATAACCGTATTTGACTTTGAAACATCCGGTCTTGATCCAGTAAACAATCGAATTATTGAGATGGCGGCCATACGCGCTATCGACGGAAAGATCGTTTCCGGATTCCATACATTGATTGAATTCGAAGGAACGCTAGACCCAAAGATTACCGAACTTACCGGCATTAATGATTTCATGCTCCGCGGCGCGATGAACGAGGCGCTCGCCTTCAAAATACTCCGCAATCTCATGGGAGACAGCCTACTGGTCGCGCACAACGCGGCTTTTGATCTTCAATTCCTGCATCACGGACTGCAGCGTCTTGCTGGCAAGACATTCACGAACTCATTTCTTGATACTCTTACAATCTCGCGTGAACGCCATACATACCCGCATAAGCTGACCGATATGTGTGATCGATACGGAATAGTGTTGGAAGGCGCTCACCGCGCACTGAACGACGTGGAAGGATGTTGGCAGCTGCTCAAGGCTATGCACTCGGAGAAGCTGGTGGACGATTGGGTTAATCGGTTGGGTTATCTCAGCAAGTTTGGACCGCCAGCGTGGGCGCCGAAGCATGCGAAGGTGTTTGGAACAGCCAATCGGTACGAGCCGCGGAATGCAGGTTGA
- a CDS encoding helix-turn-helix domain-containing protein yields the protein MMDTAKPIGEMLKACRERANLSQRELAELLHVDRSVVAKVEAGIVKQPSYALVKEWARLTEAQEIVGMDISGGRDGWTKLRKLEAMFGQVKSAMEMVHFFKRKKERA from the coding sequence ATGATGGATACGGCTAAACCGATTGGTGAGATGTTGAAAGCTTGCAGGGAACGAGCGAATCTATCGCAGCGCGAACTGGCCGAATTGCTGCATGTTGATCGCAGTGTCGTAGCGAAGGTGGAAGCAGGCATTGTGAAGCAGCCGAGTTACGCATTGGTTAAAGAGTGGGCACGGCTGACGGAAGCGCAGGAGATAGTAGGAATGGATATATCCGGCGGCCGCGATGGATGGACGAAATTACGCAAGCTCGAAGCAATGTTCGGCCAAGTGAAGTCGGCGATGGAAATGGTGCATTTTTTTAAACGGAAGAAAGAGAGAGCCTGA
- a CDS encoding DUF2829 domain-containing protein — MNFGAALLALKDGNKVARESWNGKGQWVVLMPELNLPPHNSQEPGAKVNDRTAKHIGVDTPLRSQPYFAIWTAQGNWQPGWVPSTSDALAEDWTVIL; from the coding sequence ATGAATTTCGGAGCTGCATTACTCGCATTGAAAGATGGTAATAAAGTTGCTCGTGAAAGCTGGAATGGTAAGGGTCAGTGGGTTGTCCTCATGCCTGAATTGAATCTTCCTCCACATAATTCACAGGAACCTGGAGCGAAGGTGAATGATCGAACAGCTAAGCATATTGGAGTAGATACTCCGCTCCGTAGCCAGCCTTACTTTGCGATTTGGACCGCTCAAGGAAATTGGCAGCCGGGCTGGGTACCTAGTACATCGGATGCCCTTGCGGAAGATTGGACAGTAATTCTTTAA